ATCATGCGTCAAACAGAAATGTCATTGGTTGTTGTTGAGGATGATGCCAAGGCTTTGATGTTGTTGGACAAAGCGCCGCCCACGCTGAAGATCATTGTCTCAATTAAGCCCATAAGGCAGCATACGCTGGAACGCGCCCGTAGCCGCGGCATACAGATATTCTCATTTATCGATGTGGAGAAATTGGGCGCTAAGGGCAATCATCCGGAAGTGCCGCCAGTATCCGAAGACTTGTGTACCGTCTGCTACACATCCGGCACTACAGGCAATCCAAAAGGTGTGATGCTCACGCACGGCAATGTGGTCGCTGGCGTATGCGCGGTGATCTTGCAAATGGGTAAGTGTTGCATGCGCAGCTGTCGGATTAGGTGTGGCTATATACAaatttgtggttttattttcgtttttgttgtttaacaGGTGAACACCGCATACGTGCAGGCGATGTCATGATATCATTCCTGCCGTTGGCGCATATGTTCGAGCGTTGCTGCGAGAACGGCATCTACTATGTGGGCGGCTGCGTGGGCTTCTACTCGGGCGACATTAAGGAGCTGACTAAcgatttgaaaatgttgaaaccaaCCGTAATGCCAGCGGTGCCGCGTTTACTTAATCGCGTATAtgataaaatacaaaatgagaTTGCCTCGTCGGCCATCAAGCGTACTTTATTCAATATGGCGCTTAAGGCCAAGGAGAAAGAGCTCTCGCGCGGTATTATGCGTCGCAACGGCTGCTGGGACAAGTTGGTCTTCAAAAAAGTGCACCAAGGTAAGTGAAGAATAGGAGTTGTTGTTGTCGAGTTGATAGTGCTTGGCCGGTTAAAAAATTCGGaaccgttccggttacgtaaacCTGACTGTTATTGGAACGGAAGTGAACAATAGTCTTCATTGACGCTTTACATGAATCaatgattttgttttcttaCAGCTTTTGGCGGCAATCTACGTCTGATGGTTGTCGGTTCCGCGCCGCTGGCCGGCAATGTCTTGACATTCATGCGCTGTGCACTCGGCTGCTTAGTGCTGGAGGGTTACGGCCAAACCGAATGTACTGGCGCCATTTCATTAACCGTACAGGGTGACTACGTGCCGAATCATGTTGGACCACCGGTCTCCTGCAATGCCGTCAAAGTGAGTTCAGTTCTGCTAATATTTTTGCATGTTACTAAAGTAATATCCTTACAGCTCGTAGATGTGCCGGAGATGGAGTATTTCGCCAGTCAAAATACTGGCGAGGTATGCGTGCGTGGCTCCAATGTGTTCCATGGGTAAGCGTAAATTTACAGTCTAACGATATTTCAAATCTCTCTTTACTCCTTACACTTTCGCTTCGCAGTTATTATAAAGATCCAGAGAAGACGGCTGAGGCTGTTGATTCGGAGGGTTGGCATCATACCGGTGACGTCGGCATGTGGTTGCCGAATGGCACGCTACGCATAATCGATCGTCGCAAACATATTTTCAAGCTTAGCCAAGGTGAATACATTGTGCCAGAGAAAATTGAGAATATCTACACGCTGAGTCAGTACGTCAATCAGGTGTATGTGTATGGCGAGAGTCTTAAGGTGCATAAATTGCGTTCACGATTTTATGTAGTGTCTAATAACCATATATTTCCGTTACTTTAGAGCTGTATTATTGCTGTCGTTGTGCCTGATGTGGATGTGCTCAAGCAGTGGGCTAACGAGAATCGTGTCAAGGGCACACTCTCTGTGCTCTGCAATAATCAACAGGTCAAGGAGCTGATTATGAGCGATATGCTCAATTGGGGTAAACAGAGCGGCTTGAAATCGTTTGAACAGGTTAGTTGGTAAACACACTGGCGtgtaaaatattaacaataCTTCCTTTTTTGTATAGGTGAAAGACATTTATTTGCATCCGGATCCGTTTTCGGTACAAAATGGCTTGCTAACGCCGACTTTCAAAGCGAAACGGCCACAATTGAAGAGCTATTTCAAGCCGCAGCTGGATGACATGTACAAACATTTAGATTAGAGTTGAAATATATAATAGCAAACCGTTTACGGAAAGCATAGCGCTAAAGCTTATCCGTGGCTAATTTTGGGTTATGAACAAAGCAAGCACTGATAGCCAATTAAAGCACTGCTGGGAATATTGAACCATATCTGCAATATGAAATTCCTAAACGAAAAATGCGTATTAGCGTATAAAATGCAAAGTTTcaccaaattaaatttaattaaaaaataaaaatcggaaATTTGACTTCATGGgggaaaattaatcaaaaagcaattgcaatatttttaaccaGTTAGCACTTACCACTTTAATATATAGCAGCTTAGCTGCAATTGATTATGTATGGAACGTAGTAAATTTACCTAAACTTATTTAGAGTACCGTTATAACACGAGCAAagtaaaactttatttaaattccAGCAAAAAcaattatctaaaaaaaaaaattaaataaaaaaagcactCTATTTATACGTAAATAGCGCGCCTAACCAATTAACAAGCAGCAATTAtagaattaaaaatacttattaataTCGAGAAACTAAGAAGAAGTTTGAAAAGCGTATcgtcaactaaaatgcaaaataacgtaatatcactttcataaatttacaagcgaaggaaaaacgatataatagaaagcacacaaattgaaaaaaattgagtttcggttatatatcggttatatctgactgcaaaaattgcaaaataacgtaacatcacttttcatagaACCACAcaaattgcaacaaattttgggtattggttataaaacggttatgtataggttatatattggttatatctgacggctaaaatgcaaaatagcgcaaaataacttttcatagACCacacaaattacaacaaaatttgagtattggttataaaacggttatctataggttatatatcggttatatctgacagctaaaatgcaaaataacgtaacatcacttttaaTAAGTTTGCAAGCGaaagaaaaacaatataaaagaaaaacctCATATCGGAGCAAAATTTgagtattggttataaaacggttatgtataggttatatatcggttatatctgaatattaaacaaaatttgagttttgattataaaacggttatatattggttacatgttagttatatattggttatatcggACAACGTTTAAGATTAAAATTCTAtgacttatatacatatttgtataacatgatgtagtgaatcgtaagcaataaaaaactcaatttaaattttttgcgatacgttgttttgcatttttggtgacgatatgtatgttatatgcgGAGATTTTAGCAGTCGATAAAAAAAATGCGAAcagtttaattaataaaaaagaaaatatttagtttattgtagatttgaaataaatataaaatttaaaatgaaatataatatatataatataaaattacttatgtataatataaaatgaaatatatctaatataaactGTACTAACAGCTTActttcgaataaaaaattaccGATATATTACTGTACCATATGTATGGATTCATCAGCTatgtttataccctgaacagtgtgtattaagtttgccatgatgTTTCTAAGTAACAACGGGAACATCAGAggcccaaaaaaaaatatatataatgcgAAGCTATAGCaggaaacgtcagagaccctGTAAACTATagactatatatacatatatatgatcagAATAGAAATGATGaaatgagctgagtcgatttatccaTGTCCTACCGTCGGTCTGCatataaacgaaaaatttaGAGACTAGAtattgagatatcgttctgaaaacTGGCAAACGtgcttttctcaccaagaagctgctcatttgtcggaaccaacgatattggaaaattatataatatagctgtcatacaaactgaacgatcaaatactactccttgtatagaaaacttttttatttgacgagatatcttcacgaaatttaacgaAGATCATTCTTAAAGATAGCgctataatctccaaagaaattgttcagatccaactactatagcatatagctgccatacaaactgaatgatcaaatacccctccttgtatgaaaaactctattatttgatgagatatcatcacaaaattttaaatatattattctcaaagacagcgctacaatctccaaagaaattgtacagatccgactactatagcatatagctgccatacaaactgatcggtcaaaatcaagttattgtatggccaacttttttatttaacaagatttGACTATAAATAATGCAGTTGTGCAGGGTATTATTGCTTCGGTGCTGCCGAAGTTAacactttttcttgttttgtattaccttttgtttatttttgataattttatgaTAACTATGTACATTACATTAAATGTGATGCCCAAAGTCAGTGCTTTTATTAGTTAGTCACTTAAACTTATTGTTTGTAATGTATACgcgtatatttaatattttattaaataaaatcactTTTAACAAATAGTATGATGAAGCATTCTTACTTTCTTTTCACACATAcagatatttttctttataattttcacGATTTTTTACATTAACATAACGGTTTTGTGTAcagaaagaaattatattaCAGTTTTCTACAAAGCAGACCTCAATTCACGTCACACTTTCCAAGAAGAGTTGCAAGAACTCAATTCGAGGCAAATTTTCCATCTTACATTTACCACTTTGCCTTCCTTCTAACCCTCTAATAACTACAAGATCTCAATTCACGTCATATTTTTCACCTTCTTTCCTTCCTTTCAACCCTTTATGAACTACTTCCTTATGAACCTTACTTCCttccaattttttatgcaatataCACGTCGGTATAAGCTCTTTAATCTGTAAAGCTTATGAGCCTTTCATTATTTCAAACTTTAACttctttaaacacattttttatgtaCCGTATTTATACTGTGGCACCGAAATCTGCAATCTCTGCCGGAtttgctcttaaaaaaatcaacgTCAATTGTAATACtaaataaagcaatatttaaGCAAGTTCATGGAGTATATATAAgcgtaaataatatacatatacctatcTATGAATTGATCCgattttattatgattattaatGTACGAAGAATAaactacaaacacatacatatgtatgttgtatggAGTTAGACTACTATATGTTTGTATTGAACTCTACCAACCTATGCACCATAAGGAAATATAAGATGAATGTCCGATCGAATGGATTCTATTAAATATCAGTAATGCTTAAAAGCAGTTTTATCAAGATATTTGATGGCCTTTTACTTTgtagatataaaaataagtaaaaaaaaccCAATTCAGCTATGAGGTCAAGTaataagtcaataaaaattcaagCAAGACTTTACTTCGAGGATAATCctaaaaacgtaaaatttttttctgagttCGTGACTGTATGCATGTTGGGTTATACTAGATTGTTGATCAAAGATCACACATGGATTACCATATGCAGTCCTTTGTGAGGCGATAGAAAAGAAGCACTGACCAAGCTtacgcgaagcccagctatctaatAGTTGAACAAGAGTATACGAAAGCAACGATCCGCTCCTATTCTATTGGCATCGGTTCTAAGATGCCTTTTCTTGCCAACTCATCTTTTTTACAGTTTCCCGCGATTCCGATGTGCCTAGCACCCATACCAATTTTATCACAAATACACTCACTATTGCCAGCGACGTTAGGCGCTCTTTGACCAGTCTTGAACGCTTTGTAAATGAGTCCAAAGCAGTATCAccgctatctgagtggatggtaaCTTCTTTGAAGGAGGCTGCATaccggagcagtaaatctactccTTTTTTAATGACTGCAACTTGGAAGatactgcaatagtcaggaagtctgaaactggagttgatagagagttcCTGACAGTAAACTCCTCCATCAACCTTTCCCTTAAGCTTTGACTTATACGTGAAGAAGTTCGCTGCCCCTCTTCTTCAACGGCTTTTTCCCATCCACCACTCCCTCGTCGGTGTAtggtagagagagagagagtttgcCGACTCCATTATCCAAGTCATTTGATACATATAAAGTCAAAGTgagtgaggatttccgagtTTTCAGGCACTTGTTCTTTTAGAAACCCAGACTTTCTGAATCTGATGACAAATTTCGCAGCCATACATCTTCGGTCGATGCCCACGGGCAATATGTGCAAGATGACGTTAAGTGTCATGATTGaagtggaccttagtgcaccacacatgctgatgagcgccgtCCGTTGAACGCACTCGAGTTTCTTTGAAcgtgtggtcttttctagagccctccaTCACATAAATACTCTATAGATCATTATGAGTTTGACTATGCTGTCGCAGAGCCAGAGAAtcactttcggtgagaggcctcaccttttgccaatggctgCTCTACAGGAGTACAAGGCAATTGATATCTTTTTTGTACTTTcatcgatattcggcttccattaAAGCTTCCTATACAGAATGAGCACAACATATTTCCTTGCATCCGCTGCTATTGTATCTTCCCGTGAATAAAACCATCTCGGTTTTATTTGGGTTGTGTTGTTAATGTCTGTATGTTGCTTGAAAAAACGAAACAACACAAAGTCATATTTGAGATAATGGTAATTGCAGCAAGACTCCGCTTAACGCGTATGATCGACAGTCCATCAAAGTAGAGCATAAGGCGAAACAACGCTATATGAGGTTTTCTTAACATGTACAATGAGTGGGTGGAAGTTGGATAGAAAGTTGTGTAGACcaaataactattttttacaaaattctacTGTTGAAATCTCTTTCTGTGGTTCCCCCGGCTggtactgcgccgaatactttcagagctgga
This portion of the Bactrocera dorsalis isolate Fly_Bdor unplaced genomic scaffold, ASM2337382v1 BdCtg346, whole genome shotgun sequence genome encodes:
- the LOC105227870 gene encoding long-chain-fatty-acid--CoA ligase 5 (The sequence of the model RefSeq protein was modified relative to this genomic sequence to represent the inferred CDS: added 231 bases not found in genome assembly), with the protein product MSVMTPEKSILAYFNHFIVSNFSYLLDEIDGYLYYFGGTAGVITITGIAAAATYYLKSRPIPEKPLVPLDNQAPILEGPDHIHVSKFYKEAKNGKFISYITENVRTLYQTFREGAYSSNNGPCLGWRETLTSPYQWINYDEALLRAKNFGAGMIALGARPKQLIGIYSQNRPEWILYEQGCYSFSLVVVPLYDTLGPEACAFIMRQTEMSLVVVEDDAKALMLLDKAPPTLKIIVSIKPIRQHTLERARSRGIQIFSFIDVEKLGAKGNHPEVPPVSEDLCTVCYTSGTTGNPKGVMLTHGNVVAGVCAVILQMGEHRIRAGDVMISFLPLAHMFERCCENGIYYVGGCVGFYSGDIKELTNDLKMLKPTVMPAVPRLLNRVYDKIQNEIASSAIKRTLFNMALKAKEKELSRGIMRRNGCWDKLVFKKVHQAFGGNLRLMVVGSAPLAGNVLTFMRCALGCLVLEGYGQTECTGAISLTVQGDYVPNHVGPPVSCNAVKLVDVPEMEYFASQNTGEVCVRGSNVFHGYYKDPEKTAEAVDSEGWHHTGDVGMWLPNGTLRIIDRRKHIFKLSQGEYIVPEKIENIYTLSQYVNQVYVYGESLKSCIIAVVVPDVDVLKQWANENRVKGTLSVLCNNQQVKELIMSDMLNWGKQSGLKSFEQVKDIYLHPDPFSVQNGLLTPTFKAKRPQLKSYFKPQLDDMYKHLD